The following proteins are co-located in the Gloeocapsa sp. PCC 7428 genome:
- a CDS encoding histone deacetylase — translation MDLPIIYHPDYVAPLPEGHRFPMPKFSRLYELLIADGVAHPAQFHTPVQPPSEWITLVHTPDYFQAYCTGTLDPKAQRRIGLPWSSALVKRTCIAVGGTILTAKLALSHGLACNTAGGTHHAFPSYGSGFCIFNDLAIAARVLQQLQLVKKVLIVDLDVHQGDGTAYIFQEDASVFTFSMHCEVNFPGTKQKSDLDVPLPVGMEDDAYLQTLANYLPDLLSHVKPDLVLYDAGVDPHAGDRLGKLALTDAGIYRREMQVLSTCVSRGYPVACVIGGGYADDFNSLVYRHSLLHRAASEVYRHYR, via the coding sequence ATGGATTTACCAATTATTTACCACCCTGACTACGTAGCACCTCTACCCGAAGGTCATCGCTTTCCGATGCCTAAGTTTAGCCGACTCTATGAATTACTCATAGCAGATGGTGTAGCACATCCTGCACAATTTCATACTCCCGTACAACCACCATCCGAATGGATCACATTAGTTCATACTCCAGATTACTTTCAAGCATATTGTACAGGGACACTCGATCCTAAAGCGCAACGCCGGATTGGCTTACCTTGGAGTTCGGCGTTAGTCAAGCGCACGTGTATTGCTGTCGGGGGAACAATTCTGACTGCAAAATTAGCCCTCAGTCACGGTTTAGCATGCAATACTGCGGGTGGAACGCATCATGCTTTTCCAAGTTATGGTTCGGGTTTTTGTATTTTTAACGATTTGGCGATCGCCGCGCGCGTTTTACAACAGTTGCAACTCGTCAAAAAAGTATTGATTGTAGATTTGGATGTGCATCAAGGTGACGGGACAGCGTATATTTTTCAAGAGGATGCGAGTGTTTTTACGTTTTCGATGCACTGCGAGGTCAATTTTCCAGGAACTAAACAAAAAAGTGACTTGGATGTTCCTTTACCTGTAGGGATGGAAGACGATGCTTATTTGCAAACGTTAGCGAATTACTTACCCGATTTACTTTCTCATGTTAAGCCAGATCTTGTGTTATACGATGCAGGTGTCGATCCGCACGCAGGCGATCGCTTGGGTAAATTAGCTTTAACTGACGCTGGCATTTATCGCCGCGAAATGCAAGTCTTAAGTACCTGTGTCAGTCGCGGTTATCCGGTAGCTTGTGTGATTGGTGGTGGTTATGCGGATGACTTTAACAGTTTAGTTTATCGCCATTCTTTACTGCACCGCGCCGCGAGTGAAGTTTATCGGCATTATCGCTAA
- the gshA gene encoding glutamate--cysteine ligase has product MLLSKGFEVEMYTGTPQGDIVGLSDQIVAGIDGFVREPDSRNVEYTTPPLTKYEDLLCSLLRPRLRLREYLQKLGNYTLIPGSTLALGGSDRFFRSDPSNPYHDYIEQTYGTKVVTASVHINIGIADPETLMRACRLVRVEAPLYLALSAASPFIDSKATGYHSTRWGLFPQTPTYVPLFESHAHHIRWVEEQLAAGTMQNVRHLWVSVRPNGDRRPYNLNRLELRICDLVSDPISLLAIAALLEARLLQLIADPSLDPLETSTIPATNRPEELIAITAANEAAAAQYSLDARLTHWQDGRSILARDWIAEIYQDVWAIAKQSGFNCFLSPVQKILREGNEAQQWLQLCSYGFSVQQIMTQASLAMRERESELEAELCSPVAA; this is encoded by the coding sequence GTGCTGCTATCCAAAGGTTTTGAAGTCGAGATGTACACTGGTACGCCCCAGGGTGATATTGTCGGTCTTTCAGACCAAATTGTAGCCGGTATAGATGGGTTTGTCCGCGAACCAGATAGCCGTAATGTGGAATACACAACGCCTCCACTAACGAAGTATGAAGATCTTCTGTGTTCTTTACTACGTCCTCGCTTGCGGTTACGCGAATATTTACAAAAATTAGGAAACTATACTTTAATACCTGGAAGTACGCTGGCTTTGGGTGGAAGCGATCGCTTCTTTCGTTCCGATCCAAGCAACCCGTATCACGACTATATCGAACAAACTTACGGTACCAAAGTTGTTACCGCTAGCGTTCACATCAATATTGGTATTGCAGATCCAGAGACATTGATGCGTGCGTGTCGTTTGGTACGCGTAGAAGCTCCATTGTATCTCGCACTCAGCGCCGCATCTCCCTTTATCGATAGCAAAGCCACAGGCTATCATTCAACGCGCTGGGGATTATTTCCGCAAACTCCTACATATGTACCTTTATTTGAAAGCCACGCGCATCATATTCGGTGGGTAGAAGAACAGTTAGCAGCAGGAACGATGCAAAATGTCCGCCACTTATGGGTGTCAGTACGACCAAATGGCGATCGGCGTCCGTATAACCTAAATCGTTTAGAATTACGCATTTGCGACCTTGTTAGCGATCCTATTAGTCTACTCGCGATCGCCGCTTTGCTTGAAGCACGTCTTTTACAACTGATTGCCGATCCGAGTCTCGATCCCCTCGAAACCAGTACTATACCTGCAACAAATCGCCCAGAGGAACTGATTGCGATTACCGCTGCAAATGAAGCGGCGGCGGCACAGTATAGTTTAGATGCGCGTTTGACGCATTGGCAAGATGGTAGAAGTATTTTGGCACGCGATTGGATTGCAGAAATTTACCAAGATGTTTGGGCGATCGCGAAGCAAAGTGGCTTTAACTGCTTTCTTTCCCCTGTCCAAAAAATTCTTCGCGAAGGAAACGAAGCCCAGCAGTGGTTGCAGCTTTGTAGTTATGGTTTCAGTGTCCAGCAAATTATGACGCAAGCAAGCCTCGCGATGCGCGAACGCGAAAGCGAACTCGAAGCTGAACTATGTTCTCCTGTAGCAGCTTGA
- a CDS encoding tRNA (cytidine(34)-2'-O)-methyltransferase, whose translation MPQIVLVHPQIPPNTGNIARTCAATETELHLVGPLGFEISDRYLKRAGLDYWPYVNLHSHESIATFQSYYKQRGGRTIGFSVRGSDNYAAFQFQADDWLLFGSETTGLPPDMLAECTATVYIPMPHPKVRSLNLSVSVAIGLFEARRQLGYLV comes from the coding sequence ATGCCTCAGATTGTCTTAGTTCATCCTCAAATTCCGCCGAATACTGGAAATATTGCTCGTACCTGCGCTGCAACCGAAACCGAGTTACACTTAGTTGGTCCACTAGGTTTTGAGATTAGCGATCGCTATCTCAAACGTGCCGGATTAGATTACTGGCCTTATGTCAACTTGCACTCTCATGAATCAATTGCTACTTTTCAGTCTTACTACAAACAACGGGGCGGACGCACAATTGGTTTTAGCGTGAGGGGAAGTGACAACTATGCAGCTTTCCAATTTCAAGCTGACGACTGGTTGTTATTCGGTAGTGAAACGACAGGTTTACCGCCTGATATGCTGGCAGAATGTACTGCTACGGTGTATATTCCTATGCCACATCCCAAGGTGCGGAGCTTAAATCTCTCTGTCAGCGTTGCGATCGGTTTATTTGAAGCTCGACGTCAACTAGGATATCTTGTATGA